The Rubripirellula amarantea genome includes the window GACTCGTTGCCTCATCCACTACCCAAACAGGAGAAACAAAATGAAAGCGATGCTCATTAACGCCTATGGCGAAAACGCGACTTTTGACGCTGCAGATGTTGCGAAACCCGAAGTGAAATCAGACCATGTGTTGGTCAAGATCGCCGCTTCGAGCGTGAACACGGTCGACACGATGATTCGCAACATGGGGAAGGACTTACCTTTGTCGCCCGATACGCCAGCCATTCTCGGGATGGACTTCGCCGGAACGGTTGAGGCAGTCGGCGAAGGTGTGAAAGACTATTCAGTCGGCGATGAAGTCTATGGCTGTGCCGGCGGGTTGGCTGACTTGCCTGGCACGTTGGCCGAATACATCGTCGCCGACAGCAACTTGATTGCCCACAAGGCGAAGAACCTGTCGATGCGAGAAGCCGCCGCATTGCCGCTGGTCGCGATTACGGCCTACGAAGGCTTGAAACGCGCCGGCATCCAAAAACGCCAGAAAGTTCTCGTGCATGGTGGCTCTGGCGGAGTTGGCCATGTCGCGCTGCAACTGGCAAAACACTGGGGCGCCGAAGTCTACTCGACTGGTGGCGGCGAGAAACAACTTGCTCTGATCGAACAACTCGGTGCAACTGGCATCAACTACAAAAATGAAACGGTGGAGCAGTACGTAGCCAAGCACACCGGCGGCGCGGGGTTTGAAGTCGTGTTCGACTCGGTTGGCGGTGCGAACCTGACGAACTCATTTGAAGCGGCTGCACTGAACGGTCAAGTCGCCACGACCGTCTCGATGTGCGAGCTGGATTTGACTCCGGCTCACTTCAAAGGCTTGTCTTTGCACGTCGTGTTCATGCTGATTCCGATGCTGCACAACTTTAAGCGGGAGCAACACGCAGAAATACTCCGCGCCCTGGCTCAGATTTGCGAGTCTGGCGGACTCAAGCCTGTACTGGATGAAGAACAGTTTTCGCTCGAACAAGTCGGGCAAGCGTACGCCCGCTTGGAGAGCGGAAAAGCAATGGGCAAAGTGGTTGTTGAGGTTTAACCAATAATTTTTTCTCGTACCAAAACTTTATCGTCCTAAAAAAAACGTGTAACCAAGTCAGTAACCGAAAAGGGGGAACCCTGACCGGCATCGACATGCACCAGCGAGGCTGGGTGTTTCCGCAGAGCATTTGCCCCGAGCCAATTGTCCGCGGAAAGGAACGGCCACACGCTGGCCCGTTCATTTTCTTTCACTGATTTTGATGCTGCCGTCTTTCCAATATCTATAGAGATTCCCTATGAAAGTTCTAATTGTTCACGCTCACCATGAGCCAAAAAGTTTTTCATCGTCGCTCGCAAAGCGCGCTAAGGAGAAACTTCTTTCGCTCGGTCACGAAGTCACCTTCAGCGATCTGTACGCGTTGAAGTTTGATCCCGTCTCGGACCGTCGCAACTTCACGACGACCAAGGACTCCGGTTATCTCAAGCAACAGGCCAAAGAAGTTCACGCAACCGAAAACGATGGGTTCGCTCCTGATGTGGAAGCTGAGATGCAACAGCTCGAAGCTGCCGACTCAGTCATCTTCAGCTTTCCACTTTGGTGGTTTGGGATGCCTGCCATTTTGAAAGGTTGGGCCGACCGCGTCTTGGCAGCTGGACGAATTTACGGTGGTCCCAAATTGTTCGAAGGCGGCATTGGCGGAGGCATCAAGCGCGGTCTAGTCCTGATGACGACCGGCGGGGGTGAAGCGACGTATGGTGGCTGGGGAGTGAACCCAGCACTCGATCGAATGATGACACCTATTCAGCACGGCACTTCTTGGTTCAACGGGTTTCGTCTGCTGAATCCCTTCGTTGCCTGGTCACCCGCTCACATCGGCGATGAAGGCCGCCGAGAGCAATTGCGGGAACTCGATCGAAGGATGAAGTCGCTTTTCGATGTAGCTCTGTTGACGCTCCCGCCCCTTGCGGATTTTCCTAGCTTTAGCGTCGATACGAAAAACCGATTTCAGGTGGTCGTTCAATTCGTCAAACCATTCGACGAGGAATTTCATCGACTGGTACCCGCCGAACACAAAATGATCGACGAATGGCGACGCGATGGTCGGCTGCTCGAGTTTGCTCGTTCGGAAATGGACGATCCGAATCCGCGAGTCTTCATGACGTTGCGTGCGACTGACGCTGCGGAGCTCCAGGACTGGTTCGAACAACTGCCGTTAGCAGACTACCTTGAGACTGAAGTCACCAAGCTTCATAAGCCCGTATAGCGACAGGTTGCAAACGAAATACATTGCATCTGGCACGAAAGACGCGTAAGGTTGATGGCGGATTGCTACGTCTCAGTATATCCGGCCTTCGTTTTTCAGAACTTGACAATTCCACGAGTGACTCTGATGCAACCCACTATCGTGGCCCCACCGTAGTCATTGGCCAGACGCAGTAGGCTCTCGTGGAACCCGTGATTCGGAAAGGTTTCTTCCGCCTCTTTGATCGCTGCTTTGGAAAGCCCTTTTCGCAGTTTACCTTTCGTCGCCTCGTCCACTATGGAAATCGTGGATTCAGTTCACTGCATACCTAGAAAGAAACATCTCGACCGTTTGGGCGACGATTTGATTGCGTTTGCGGCGTGAGGGTGGAGGCTCGCCGTGGACGATGGTTGGCCAGAAAGCAAACGTCCGCAGCAACCCGACGAACTGCATCGCTGCGAACTCGGCGTCGGCTTCAAGTAGACAGCCGGAAGCTTGCGCTTTCTTCATCCATGTGGTCACTCGCCGGATGAAGAATCGCTGATCGACCTGCTGTCCCGCATCCGGTTCCCCCAGCACGCGTGACAATCCGGCTCGGGCGAGTGCCTGCACGTCTTCCGACGTGAAAAAGTCAATCTCGGACTGTGCAAGCTCCGTCAACTGTTCGGCGAGATCACGCGAATCGTCGAACTTGCATTCCGGCAATTGCTCGACGCGGAACTTTAGTTCCTCAATGATCTCAATAAACAGAGCTTCCTTGCTGTCGAAATGGTTGTACAGCGTGCGTTTGCTGACCGAGGCGGCCTCAGCGATGCCGTTCATGCTGGCAGCAAAATAGCCGTACTGCTGAAACGCCTCGACGGCCGCCTGCACGATCGACGCTCGCTTGCGATCGGTCAGGCGTCCATGGAGCGCTGGCTCAGAAGGTACACTTTGCGGTTTACTTTTTCCTGGCATGATGTAAAGTATACCGTACAGTTTACTGTTTTCAAGTAGAACTGCCAGCCTGTCGTTCGCAGTTTGCAACAGGCAGGCTGCCTGTTCTATCTATGCGTTGGGCAACTTATGCGTTTTCAGAGGTTCAACCTTTTCGTAATGGCACTGTTGTGCTTTTGCGGTCTCGCAATGACGGGGTGTTCGCAGGAGAAGGAATCGGTTTCACCCGACAAACCTCCCAAACCGGTTTCGATCGCTGTCTTGCAGAAAACTTCTCCGATAAACCAGCAGTTCACAACAGGTTCGGTTGTGCCATGGAAATCCGAGCAGATCGGGTTTGAGGTCGCAGGGCGCGTCGCTGAAGTGATCGAACCCAACGAGCTCGTGACGCCACAAATCGGTAGTGAAGCCGATGAACGGACACCTGATGCGACTCCGCTTGCCCGTCTCGATGACGAAGAATTGAGAATCGCCGTCGAATCGGCACTTGCCAGCGTCGAAGTTGCGAAGCTGAATCGCGATGCCAACTTGGTGACGATTGAGCAGCAGTTGCCCGCCCAAATCGAATCTGCAAAGGCCGAAGCCGACCTTGCCGACATTGAACTATCTCGAGCGTCGGAGCTTTCAAGACAGAATGCAATTTCACGTTCGGAACTCGACGCCGCTCGGACCAACGCCGCGACGACGAAATCGCGTCTGGCAAGTTCCAATGCCGAGTTGGCTCAGGCGAAGGCCCGCCAGCTTGCCCTTGAGGCTCAGATCCTGCAGGCCCGGCAGCAACTTTCCGAAGCCCAACGCAGCCTCCGAAACGCGGTGCTGTTCAGCCCGTTCCCCGGCCAGGTTTCCCAGATCCACGCGGTTCCTGGCACTTATGTCAAAGAAGGCGATCCAGTGGTGACGGTGCAAATGATGGATCCGATGACCATCGAATTTGAAGTCACTGCCCGCGACTCTCGCCGCTACCGTCGCGGTGACATGTTGCCGGTTCAAGTCACTGATGGCAGCGGAAATTCTCGCCAGCTTAGCGGCATGGTTTACCGAGTCGACACGGTGGCTGACCCGGCGGCGCGCACGTTCACGGTCACGATGCACGTGCGAAACGAGATCGACGAATCCGCGTACACGTTGCCCGACACCGACGAACCGATTGCTTGGACGGATCAGATCACACCGCTAAATATTGGCCCGATGATTACCGGCGACCGGCGACAACTTGTCGTTCGCGAAGCGGTTCATATGATCGGCGGCGAGACGTTTGTTTGGAAAGTGACCAATCGTCGCTGGGGAACTCCGTCGCCGCCGGGCGATCGGTTGCTTTCAGTGACCAAAGTCCCCGTGCGAATCACCAGTGATGTGATTCCCTATCTCGGTCGTTGGAAGTTCGTCGCGATCGAGTTCACCGATCCGAACGTCCCGATCAATGTCGACCGTGATCTAATCACCGGCAAACTTTACTTCAAGCCGACCCATTCCGATTCTCCCGTAGTGGACGAGGTTACGAGTCCCAGCATCAATCCAACCAATTCCGGTTCCCCCGTAGTGGACGAGGTTACGAGTCCCAGCATTGGAACCAGCTCGAAGGACTCGTTGCCTCGTCCACTACAAAATCTGGAGACTTGGACCGGCTGCCAAGTCATGCTTGACGATCAGCGGTGGCTATTGCGGTCGGGCGACATCGCGCGGATTTCATTGACCGCCAGCGAACCGACCGGTGGTTTCTTCGTTCCGATGAAGGCCGTCCGCGAAGAACAAGGTAAGACCTTCATCCACGTGATTGATGACACTGCGGATCGAGTCACCGCACGGCGAGTCTTCGTCGACGTTGCTGAAGGTGAATCGGTGCTCGGTGAAACCGTCTTACTGCGGATCACGTCGACTTCGCCAGACGAATTGCGTGAGGGAATGCAGGTCATTGTCGAAGGCACGCACTATCTGAACGACGGCGACCGAATTGTCGTTTCGACGCTTGTGGGAGGCCATCCATGAGAAGCCTTCCCGATTTCGCGGTGCGCCGGCCGACGATCACGATCACGCTGGTGTTGCTACTGGTCGCTTGGGGCAGCGTCAGTTTCTTCACCATGCCGCGTCGCGAAGACCCTGAATTCACACTCAAAATCGCCCTCGTGACGACTCGGTGGCAAGGTGCGTCGGCGGAGCAGATGGAAAAACTGGTCACCGATCCATTGGAAGATGCGATCGACGGTTTGGAAGAAGTCCGCTTGATTCGATCGACGTCCAGCAGCGAACAGTCAGTCATCTTCGTCGAACTCGAAGACAACGTGCCGGGTGCTCGAGTCGACGACGCGTGGGATCGCGTTCGGGCCCGGATTCGCAATGTGACGATGCCCGACGAAAGCATTTCGCCGTTTCTATTCGATGAATTTGCTGACACCAGCGTCCTGCTGTACGCCGTCCACCAACGGCCGCTCGATGGGGACTCGGTCGTTGATCCAAAGTACGCCTACTCATCGCGACAACTCGATTTGTACTCGGAACGCATTCGTGATTCGCTGAGGCTGCTACCGGGCGTTTCGCAGGTTGGTCGGTTCGGAGTTCAAGAAGAAGCCATCTATATCGAGACCGATGAAGGGAATTGGTCAACGCTGGATCTAACGACCGCACAAATTCAATCGCTTGCAAAATCGCAAAACATCGTCGCCCCGGGTGGAAAGATTGACGCCGAAGACGGACGTTTTTTCGTCAAGCCCAGTGGTGATGTCGGCGCGGTGGAGGCTTTTGATTCATTGGTCGTTGGTGTCGTGGCGACCGCGGAGGAGAACGGCGACGCAGGCTTCAATCAAGTGCAACTCAAGAACATGGGATTGAACGTTCGTCGTGGCTACGTCGACCCTGCTCAGCGGATTTGTCGTTACGGAACGCCCGAGTTCGAGACACCCGCCATCACCCTTGCGGTCTCGATGAAATCCGGTGCAAACATCATCGACATTTGCGACCGTTCCAAAGAAAGTGTCGCGCAGTTGCAAAGCACGGGCGTGTTGCCGCCCGATCTGGCCGTATCCATCATTTCCGATCAGTCGGATAGTGTGAAGCAGCGTATTCGCGAAGTTGGCGTGAACATCGTCCAGGCGATTCTGGTCGTTGTCGTTCTGGTATATCTGGTCGTTGGCTTTCGCACGGCAGCCGTCATGGCCGCCAACATCCCGTTCGTTGTTGTTTCGTCGCTGGCGATCATCACACTCTTTGATGTGCAACTGGAACAGATGTCACTGGCGTCGATGATCATCTCGCTGGGACTGCTGGTCGACAATGCGGTTCAGGTCTGCGACCAGAGTCGCACGAACCAGATCGCCGGCATGAGTCCACGCGAAGCATCCGTTGCGGGTGCAAAGATGCTTGGCATTTCGATGTTAAGCGGAACCGCAACGACGGTTGCCGCTTTCATTCCAATGCTGATCGCGATGGACGGTGCCAATCGAGAATTTATCTATAGCCTGCCAATCACGTTGTCCGTGATGCTGGCCGTCAGTTGGGTTTTGGCGATGACTTTCTGCGTCATCCTCGCCGCGTGGTTCATTCGACCTCCCAAAGATTTAAGTCGCCCCACCGCGCCGCTGCCCTGGTTGATGAGCAAACTGGGAACCGTGTGGCGCAGGCTTCGCCGAAAGAAAAACATGCCAAAGAATGTAGAACAGTTGTCCCCAGCTGTTCCCCAGCACTCAGTTGGGACAACTGAGCTACAAGGTGGCTTCTACCGACTCTACGCCATCGCCGTCGGATGGGCTCTGCGTCATCGCTTTGTCACGATCTTCGCATCCATCGGCACGTTGCTGCTGGCGACTCAGCTTCCGGTTTCAAGCGAGTTCTTTCCACTCACGGAGCGTGACCAATTTGCCGTTGAAATCTATCTACCCGAATCAGCTTCGATCGAACAAACCAACAAAGTGGCTCGTAGGGTCGAAGAAATGATCCGCGCGCTGAGCCCGCATGTTGATGAGGAAGGAGAATCGCACGAGCGTTTGTACAACATGCGCACGATCGTCGGCGGAGGCGGGTCGCGCTGGTATCTCGCATGGGAACCGGAAACCCTGAAGCCAAACTACGCCGAAATCCTGATTCACACGACCAAGGGAGAGTTCACTCACGACTTCGCCGAACAACTGCGCGTCGTGGCGAGGCAAGGTGACGAATCGCTGGGGCTGTCGCCGATCGCCGGCGCCCGAGTCGTTCCGGTTGAACTGGTGCTTGGCCCGCCCGCGGATCCTGTCGTCCTGCGCGTCATGGGTAACGGGCTCGCCGACGCGGACGAACTCAGGAGCATTGCGAATCGCGTCAAGTCGATTGTGGACGCCGAGCCTGACACGTGGGACGTTAATGATTCGTGGGGCGTGTCGGGCCAGCAGTTGTTCGTCGATGTGGATTCAGATCGGGCCAGCCTTTCAGGAATTCGCAACGCGGAAGTTGCCTCAACGCTTGATGCTTACTATTCCGGCAAACTGCTGACGACCTATCGCGAGAGCGACCGTCAAATCCCGGTCTACTTTCGGTTGAATCCCGAAAGCCGCCGGTCGCTTGGTGCCGTGAGCGGTTCACACATCGAAAGCCGCGTCGGCAAGGTTTCGCTGGCAGCCATCGCGAGCGTGAAACCGCAATGGCGTTTAGAGACCATTGATCGACGCGATGGGAATCGAACGATCGAAGTCCGATCACAGATCAACTACGGGGCGTCCGGCAACGACATCACGACGCGCGTCTTCAACTCCGAGCCGATGCAAAAGCTGAAAGCCGAGTTGCCTGCCGGATATCGCATCGAGATCGGGGGAGCTCTTGAAGAGTCGATGAAGGCTCAGTGGAAAATGTTCCGGTCATTCGGCATGTCATTCATCGCAATCATTTTGTTGTTAATTTTCCAATTCAACAGCCTCGCCCGCACCGCAATCATCATGGTCACGCTGCCGCTCGCTCTCGTGGGCGCACTGTTCGGACTGTGGGTGACGGGTAACGCGTTCGGATTCATGCCGCAACTTGGCGTGCTGGCGCTATTCGGAATCGTTTTGAATTCGGCCATTCTGTTTGTCGAATTCGCTGACATTGTCATGAAGGAACGAACATCCGGAACCGATCAGCCCCTTTCGCGCGAGGCTTATCACGCTGCGATCGTCGACGCTGCACGGCAACGACTGATGCCGATTTTTCTGACAACCGCGACGACCGTCGGCGGACTCGTTCCTCTTGCACTTGGCGGTGGACCGCTTTGGCAAGGGCTGGCGTGGTTGCTGATCTTCGGCCTGTCCTTCGCCACTCTGCTGACGCTGTTCGTCATCCCCGTCCTGTATTCCTTCATGTCGCCAGAGCAACAAACGTAGTGGACGAGGCCACGAGTCCCCTTGCTCGCGAAGGACTCGTCACCTCGTCCACTACCATCACTCACCACAACAAAGGAGTCTCAACAGTGAGTACCAAAACAAAGTTCGGCCCCAAGGGCTGGACGCCAGAACGAATCGGCTCCCTGGCGAAGAAAACGAAACGGGGGTTGAATTGATCACTTGCGGCGAAGAAAACGGGACGGGGGTTGAATTGATCACTTGGCGGTTGCCTTTGACTTTTGTCGCTTGCGTGGACGACCGGCGGGACGCAGAGTGTGCCAAAGCCCGTAGCGTTCAGCGACCTGTTCAACCCACTCTTCGCTTCCATAGGGACGAGAGCGACCAACACACGTTCGCAACTCCTTCAGCTCGCCAGCGGTCAAAGCCTGATCGACCCGTTCATTCCAGCGGGGGAGTCGACGGATTGGCCACGGGGAAAGCAGCTTTGGATCCGGCTCGAATGACTTGTTCCAGCGGTAGAGCGAACCGTGAGGCCAGTCCTTCGCGGAATTGACCAGCTTGGCCCGCAGAGGATTGCGTTCGACATAGCGACAGACCACATAGAAGTGCTCGTCGTCGTCGATCGGGAAACTTTTAAACCTTCCTTGGTAAAGATGCCCGTCGCCTCGGTTGTGATAATGACCCCGGTATCGAAGGGTGTGTGTCGCGGTGACCCAACGTAGCAATCGTCCCATCTGTCCGTCCTTCGCCGGGCGAAGGACCAAGTGCCAATGATTCGGCATCAAAGTAAAACTGAACAATTCAAGAGGATACTTTTGCAAACCCTCGGCCAGCACACGGATGAAGCCCTCGTAGTCTTCTGGCTTGTGAAAGATCTCTTGTCTTTGATTCCCACGATTCAGAGCATGGTAGATCTGCCCTGCTCGATCATCTCGGCTTTGACGTGGCATCGGAACCGCCCGGGGTAAATCTTGAACGCAACCAACCCAACCTATCGCGATAGAACCGGCGAATCCACCCCCGTCCCGTTTTCTTCCCCCGTCCCGTTTTCTTCCCCGACGGCGAGTGCCCACTGTGCCTGCGAGAAATCAAGCTGCTGAAATGGCTCGATCGCAAAAACCGCATCCAATTCACTGACATCGCAGCGGACGATTTCAACGCGGCAGAATACGAAAAGACGCCCGCTCAATTCATGGATGAAATCCACGGTCGACTTCCTGATGGCCAGTGGATCATCGGCGTCGAAGTCTTCCGCCAACTCTACTCCGCCGTCGGCCTCGGCCCGCTCGTTTGGCCAACCCGCCTCCCCGGCATCTCGCACGCCCTCGACTTCGGCTACCAAGTCTTCGCCAAGAACCGTCTCCGTTTAACCGGTCGCTGCACGAAAGAGACTTGCGAAGTCGGGTGAGGTTTTGCAACTCATTGACGATGACGCGAACCGAGCTGAACGCAGCGTGTCTGAACTCGTTGTGAGTGGAAGCAGGTGTGGAGAAAATGATGAGCAGTGTAGAAGAAGATCGGTACGGGTTAATTGCTCGGTTCCATGAATCAACCGACGACGAG containing:
- a CDS encoding zinc-dependent alcohol dehydrogenase family protein; protein product: MKAMLINAYGENATFDAADVAKPEVKSDHVLVKIAASSVNTVDTMIRNMGKDLPLSPDTPAILGMDFAGTVEAVGEGVKDYSVGDEVYGCAGGLADLPGTLAEYIVADSNLIAHKAKNLSMREAAALPLVAITAYEGLKRAGIQKRQKVLVHGGSGGVGHVALQLAKHWGAEVYSTGGGEKQLALIEQLGATGINYKNETVEQYVAKHTGGAGFEVVFDSVGGANLTNSFEAAALNGQVATTVSMCELDLTPAHFKGLSLHVVFMLIPMLHNFKREQHAEILRALAQICESGGLKPVLDEEQFSLEQVGQAYARLESGKAMGKVVVEV
- a CDS encoding transposase, coding for MPRQSRDDRAGQIYHALNRGNQRQEIFHKPEDYEGFIRVLAEGLQKYPLELFSFTLMPNHWHLVLRPAKDGQMGRLLRWVTATHTLRYRGHYHNRGDGHLYQGRFKSFPIDDDEHFYVVCRYVERNPLRAKLVNSAKDWPHGSLYRWNKSFEPDPKLLSPWPIRRLPRWNERVDQALTAGELKELRTCVGRSRPYGSEEWVEQVAERYGLWHTLRPAGRPRKRQKSKATAK
- a CDS encoding HlyD family secretion protein, whose product is MTGCSQEKESVSPDKPPKPVSIAVLQKTSPINQQFTTGSVVPWKSEQIGFEVAGRVAEVIEPNELVTPQIGSEADERTPDATPLARLDDEELRIAVESALASVEVAKLNRDANLVTIEQQLPAQIESAKAEADLADIELSRASELSRQNAISRSELDAARTNAATTKSRLASSNAELAQAKARQLALEAQILQARQQLSEAQRSLRNAVLFSPFPGQVSQIHAVPGTYVKEGDPVVTVQMMDPMTIEFEVTARDSRRYRRGDMLPVQVTDGSGNSRQLSGMVYRVDTVADPAARTFTVTMHVRNEIDESAYTLPDTDEPIAWTDQITPLNIGPMITGDRRQLVVREAVHMIGGETFVWKVTNRRWGTPSPPGDRLLSVTKVPVRITSDVIPYLGRWKFVAIEFTDPNVPINVDRDLITGKLYFKPTHSDSPVVDEVTSPSINPTNSGSPVVDEVTSPSIGTSSKDSLPRPLQNLETWTGCQVMLDDQRWLLRSGDIARISLTASEPTGGFFVPMKAVREEQGKTFIHVIDDTADRVTARRVFVDVAEGESVLGETVLLRITSTSPDELREGMQVIVEGTHYLNDGDRIVVSTLVGGHP
- a CDS encoding thiol-disulfide oxidoreductase DCC family protein, translating into MKWLDRKNRIQFTDIAADDFNAAEYEKTPAQFMDEIHGRLPDGQWIIGVEVFRQLYSAVGLGPLVWPTRLPGISHALDFGYQVFAKNRLRLTGRCTKETCEVG
- a CDS encoding muconolactone Delta-isomerase family protein gives rise to the protein MKVLIVHAHHEPKSFSSSLAKRAKEKLLSLGHEVTFSDLYALKFDPVSDRRNFTTTKDSGYLKQQAKEVHATENDGFAPDVEAEMQQLEAADSVIFSFPLWWFGMPAILKGWADRVLAAGRIYGGPKLFEGGIGGGIKRGLVLMTTGGGEATYGGWGVNPALDRMMTPIQHGTSWFNGFRLLNPFVAWSPAHIGDEGRREQLRELDRRMKSLFDVALLTLPPLADFPSFSVDTKNRFQVVVQFVKPFDEEFHRLVPAEHKMIDEWRRDGRLLEFARSEMDDPNPRVFMTLRATDAAELQDWFEQLPLADYLETEVTKLHKPV
- a CDS encoding efflux RND transporter permease subunit, producing the protein MRSLPDFAVRRPTITITLVLLLVAWGSVSFFTMPRREDPEFTLKIALVTTRWQGASAEQMEKLVTDPLEDAIDGLEEVRLIRSTSSSEQSVIFVELEDNVPGARVDDAWDRVRARIRNVTMPDESISPFLFDEFADTSVLLYAVHQRPLDGDSVVDPKYAYSSRQLDLYSERIRDSLRLLPGVSQVGRFGVQEEAIYIETDEGNWSTLDLTTAQIQSLAKSQNIVAPGGKIDAEDGRFFVKPSGDVGAVEAFDSLVVGVVATAEENGDAGFNQVQLKNMGLNVRRGYVDPAQRICRYGTPEFETPAITLAVSMKSGANIIDICDRSKESVAQLQSTGVLPPDLAVSIISDQSDSVKQRIREVGVNIVQAILVVVVLVYLVVGFRTAAVMAANIPFVVVSSLAIITLFDVQLEQMSLASMIISLGLLVDNAVQVCDQSRTNQIAGMSPREASVAGAKMLGISMLSGTATTVAAFIPMLIAMDGANREFIYSLPITLSVMLAVSWVLAMTFCVILAAWFIRPPKDLSRPTAPLPWLMSKLGTVWRRLRRKKNMPKNVEQLSPAVPQHSVGTTELQGGFYRLYAIAVGWALRHRFVTIFASIGTLLLATQLPVSSEFFPLTERDQFAVEIYLPESASIEQTNKVARRVEEMIRALSPHVDEEGESHERLYNMRTIVGGGGSRWYLAWEPETLKPNYAEILIHTTKGEFTHDFAEQLRVVARQGDESLGLSPIAGARVVPVELVLGPPADPVVLRVMGNGLADADELRSIANRVKSIVDAEPDTWDVNDSWGVSGQQLFVDVDSDRASLSGIRNAEVASTLDAYYSGKLLTTYRESDRQIPVYFRLNPESRRSLGAVSGSHIESRVGKVSLAAIASVKPQWRLETIDRRDGNRTIEVRSQINYGASGNDITTRVFNSEPMQKLKAELPAGYRIEIGGALEESMKAQWKMFRSFGMSFIAIILLLIFQFNSLARTAIIMVTLPLALVGALFGLWVTGNAFGFMPQLGVLALFGIVLNSAILFVEFADIVMKERTSGTDQPLSREAYHAAIVDAARQRLMPIFLTTATTVGGLVPLALGGGPLWQGLAWLLIFGLSFATLLTLFVIPVLYSFMSPEQQT
- a CDS encoding TetR/AcrR family transcriptional regulator — its product is MPGKSKPQSVPSEPALHGRLTDRKRASIVQAAVEAFQQYGYFAASMNGIAEAASVSKRTLYNHFDSKEALFIEIIEELKFRVEQLPECKFDDSRDLAEQLTELAQSEIDFFTSEDVQALARAGLSRVLGEPDAGQQVDQRFFIRRVTTWMKKAQASGCLLEADAEFAAMQFVGLLRTFAFWPTIVHGEPPPSRRKRNQIVAQTVEMFLSRYAVN